The window GCAGGGGAAGTATAGCAAGCGGGCGCGGGCGGGGTATAGCTTGGAATAGGACGGATTGGACCGATACGACCGATTTTATCTATTCGCGAACGATTCGTCGCCGCGGTAAATGTCGTGGACGAGCTCCATGGCACGCAGGGCTTGCAGTGAACTGCCCGAAATAACCGGGCTGTCGTCGCGAACACATCGCAGAAAGGCGTCGATCTCGGCCGCCCAACTCGGGTCCTCATCGAAGTAGATGGTTTCTTCCGTGGGTGGTCCCGGCAGGGCCGAGCGCCGGGCAACGGTGAGCGTCTCGTCGCCGTAACTGCGGGTGCTCGTGAGGATGCCGTTGACGGACAGGTAACCGCCGCTCAGATAAACCTCGAAGCTGAAGCGATGCTTCCATTGCGTGGCGGAGCTGTGGATTTGGGCGATACGCCCGCTGCCATCCCGCAGCAAAGCAAAGGCGTTGTCCTCCATGCCCTTGGCACCTCCCGTGCTGGCGACCATGCTTTTCACCTCCACGATGTCGCCCAGGAACATCTCGCAGAGATCGAGGAGGTGGATGCCCTGATCGAGGAGGATGCCGCCGCCCGCCATTGCGCGATCACCACGCCAGGCATCCGCGCCGCCCGCCTTGCCATAGATTCCGCGGATCCAGAGGATTTCGCCCAGACGGCCGCTGGATGCGAGCCGGTGGGCTTCCAGAATGCCGGCATGAAATCGGTGGTTAAAGCCGAAGGCGAGTTTCTGGCCGGGGTGGGCCGCTTCGGCCTCGCGGATGCGCTGGATATCGGACACCGAGCGGCCTGGAGGCTTCTCGCAGAAAACGTGCTTGCCCGCTTCGAGCGCGGCGACAACCATGCCGGGCGTGATGGCATTGGGCGTGCAAACCCAGACGACATCCACGCCCGGCGTGAGCATATCTTCGATTGCAGAGACACACGGGATACCGGGGTGTTGCGCCCGAAAGCTTTCCGGCGCGGGGTCATAACCGCAACAGATTTCCACGTCTTCCCGCGCGAGCAGTTCGCGCGTGCGGAGCTGGCCCATCTTGCCCAGGCCGATGATGGCGGCGCGTATTTGGGGTGTTGCGGTCATGTGTGGCCCAGTTCCCTGAGTATGGTAAATCACAGCCGGGACGCCCGCCCATGCGCGTCGTTGAGCTGTGCCACATTCCTTGGACTCCCGGTCAGTGGTGCAGGTGCTTCCCGCGCGACATGGCGATCCAGGTAATCAGGATATGGCCGAGGATATTGAACACATCTTCCACAGGACCGTACTCGTCCTTCGTGGCGGGGATCAGCACCTTGATCTGGCACTTTTCGGCCAGGCGACCGCCGTCAAAGCCGCAATAGCCGATGGTGGTGGCGCCGTTGGCGTTGGCGTAGTCCACCGCTTGGATCAGGTTTTCGCTGTTGCCGCTGCACGACATGGCGATGACCACGTCGCCGGGGCGCATGTGGACGCGAAGCTGGTGGGAGAAGATGTGGTCAAAGCCGGCGTCGTTGCCCAGGGCGGTGACCGTGGCGATATTGTCGCTGAGGCACAGGGTGCGCAGGCGGGGCTGATCTTCGATAAAGCAACCCGCGACGAGGTCATTGACCAAGTGGGACGCGGAGGCCGCGCTGCCGCCGTTGGCCATGCTGAAGAGGGTATTGCCGTTCTTGCTGCATTGTTCAACGGCAGCGACGGTGGCGGCGATGGCGTCTTTGTCGAGCTGGTTCATGATGTCGAAGAGGCGCTGCGAATAGGCGTTGACATATTCCTGCACGCTGGAAACACCGGCGTGGATTTCGGCTAACTTGTACAAGGGATACTCCTTATTGCGGGTTTATAGGACATAAAGGACGGAAAGGACCTAAGGGACTGTTCGACTCAGCCTCATCGGGAGTGAGATATCCTTTACGTCTTTTCGGTCTTTTATGTCTTAAGTATATGGGCTGGTCTAAACCTTTCGCGCCGCCACCCGCACGTGGGAACTCAGGCGGTGTTTCTGGAGAAAAGCCTGAAAGTCCGCGTGGGCGAAGCGGTCGCGCCGGGCCAGCAGTTCGCTGACGAAGGGCGGCAGCACGATGCTCGGATCGGCCGAGCAGGCCTGCAGCACCAGCTCAACATCCAACTGGCCGGGGGTGCTTAATTCTATCAGTTCGAAGCCACTCCGTTGTAGTGTCCGCTCGATACCCTCGATGGAAAGGAGGTTCAGGTGCTCTGGCGCGAAGATATAGGGCGCCCTGTCCCACAGCAACTGCAGGTCGAAGCCGGAGCTTGTGCGCGTGGTAACGAAAAGTAGTCCGCCGGGCTTGAGCCGCTCGTGAAGCGTGCCGAGAAAGGCGCCGGGCGCGTGCTGGTGCTCCAGCTTCTCAAATGCGCTGATGGCATCCAGAGGTGGCGCGGTATGGAGGCTTGTGACGTGTGCGACAGAATCGTTGTTCCCGAACTGGGGCTCGATGCTGTAGAGCCTGCCAAAGAAATCGAGCGCGGCCACTTCCTCAAACAGGGCGGGAATGTAGGTGCGGAAGTCGGCATAATCGGACTGCGGGGGCAGGCCCTGGGCTTCGGCCAACTGAGCCATCCACAGGGCGTTGTTGCGAAGCTGGTGATGACGTCGCTGGGCGGCGCTCCCATCGGCAAACTGGCCCTTTCGGAAGCGGCTGGCTTCGGACTTCGCATAGAAATCGTCAAGTAGCGCCGCGGAGGGGCGGGGGGAGACGTAGACCGAACGGCATTCGGCACATTGAACCCAGGTAAAGGCATCTTTTTCGAAGGCCGGCTGAGGCGCGTCGATTCCACATCCCGGGCAGGGCACGGCTTCTCGAAGTTCGATGGGAAAAAAGGCGGCGGCATCCCGGACGGAAAGGCGTCGAAACTCGTTCATGAGCGCGGGAGGGCGTATATCGGCATCATGCAGGCCGCTGGAGAGGACCGTATGCTTGTTGATGCGGCTGAAATTCATGCGCGACTCCCACACGTTGGCGTGGAGCATATTACAACACAGGGGGCGGGATTGCTTCAAAGCGCGGACGGCGCTACACTTCAAGGCATGAACCCGAAGCAGTTAAACGACATCTTTCCAGGCGGCCCCGCGTGATATACCTTCTCGAACATTCCATCGCCGTGGTCAGTTTCCTTCTCGCGATTGTGCTGCTGACCGATGTGTTCCGGAATAACCGACAGCCGAGCGGCACGATGGCCTGGGCCATGGCCATCGTGCTGATTCCCTATGTGGGCGTGCCACTGTACATCCTGTTTGGCGGGCGCAAGTTTCGGATGGTACGCGAGCGCAAAGCGGACCTCTTCGACGCGGGTGCGGGCACACCGTCCGTGCCCATGGCGCCCCTGTGTCTGGCGGATCGCGTGCTGCGATCGGGCTCCATGCCCCCGCCGCGAGCCGGTCATCAGGTGGAGATTCATTTCAATGGCGAAACGGCGTTTCATGAACTGATCGCCCTGATGGAGCGCGCGAAGCACTCTATCCATGTTACGACTTTTATACTTGGACGGGACGAGGTGGGGCGGGCCATTGTGGACGTGCTCGCCCGCAAGGCCCAGGAAGGGGTGGAAGTTCGTCTGCTGCTGGACAGCCTGGGGTCCACGTGGACGCGGCGCGGTTTTGTGAAGCCCCTGCTTGAAGCGGGCGGCGCGGTGGGGCACTTTCTGCCCGTGCTGCCTGTGCGTCGCCGCTGGTCGGCCAACCTCCGCAACCACCGCAAGCTGGTGGTGGTGGACAACGCCTCGGCCATGGTGGGTGGCATGAATCTGAGTACGCTGTTCATGGGGCCCGAGCCGAGCCCCACCCGTTTTCGCGATGCAAGTGTCTTCCTGAGCGGGCCGGCCGTCTGCGACGTGCAGGACATCTTCCTGAATGATTGGCAGTATGCCACGGGCGTGGAGCAGGAGAGCATAGCGGTTTCTCTCCCGGCCTGCCCGGTGGAAGGTTCGAGCATTGTGCAGGTGGCCGCCAGTGGTCCGGATTGTCCCGACGACACGATGCACGATGCGCTGGTGAGCGCCATCGGCGGGGTGGAAGAGCGCGTCTGGATCGTGACGCCCTATTTCGTTCCCGATGAGCATCTTTTGAAAGCGCTGGCCCTTCAGGCGAGAATGGGGCGGGATGTCAGAATCGTCATCCCCAGGCGTTCCAATCATCGAATCGCCGATTGGGCGCGTCGTCCCTCCTTGCGGCGACTGCACGAAGCCGGTGCGCGGGTCTACGCGTATCCGAGGGGGATGATTCACACCAAGTTGTTGCTCTTCGACGCATCCCTCGCTGTTTCGGGCTCACCGAATCTGGATATGCGGAGCATGTATCTGAACTTCGAAATCGCGCTGTTTCATCACAGTGCGGACGAGATCCGGGCGATCGAAGGCTGGTTTGAAGGCATGTTTCCAGAATGCGAAACCTGGCTACCCAAGCCGCTCACCCTGGCGCGCGAATGGGCGGAAGGCATCTGCAGGCTTGTGTCGCCCTTGCTGTAGGGGGCGGGTCAGATCCCGTGCCCGGCCTCAAAATCCTCATAATAGATACGGTGATCCATGTCGAGGGCCGGTGAATGGGAGAGGGTGACGCCGACGGGCCGCGCGGGGACACCCACCACCGTGGTATGGGGCGCCACATTTTCGAGGACCACGGCGCCGCAGCCGACTTTGGCGCCCTCGCCGATCTCCACGTTGCCGAGGATTTTGGCGCCTGCCGCGATAAGCACGCCCTGACGGACCTTGGGATGGCGATCACCCGTCTCCTTGCCCGTGCCGCCGAGCGTGACCTCGTGGAGCATCGAGACGTTGTCCTCCACCACGGCGGTCTCGCCGATTACGACGCTCGTGGCGTGATCCAGCAGGATGCCCCGCCCGATCCGGGCGGCGGGGTGGATATCCACGCCGAAAACCTCCGAAATCCGGCTCTGGAGAAACAGTGCCAAGTCGTGGCGATCCTGCTTCCAGTAATAGTGGGCCACGCGATAGGCCTGGATGGCCTGATAGCCCTTGAAATAGAGCAGGGGCGTGGAGTACTTGTTGCAGGCCGCATCGCGATCACACACGGCCACCATGTCGGCCCGGATGGCCGCGCCGATATCTGAATCGTTGTAAAAGGCTTCATCGATCAAGTCGCGCAGCGAAACCGCCGTGAGGGTGTGGCTTTCCAGCTTGCCCGCAAGTTGGAAGCTCAGGGCATCCTCCAGCGACGTGTGATTGAGGATGATGGAGTAGATGAAGCTGGCCAGCATGGGCTCGCACTGGGCGTCCGCCGTGGCTTCCGCGCGAACCCGTTCCCAGATCTCGTCTGTATGCAGCTCCATGTACGCCTGTCTCCTGTCTCGAATGCCTTCCACAGAAATATGCGTAGCATAGCATGGGGCGCGGGTTGGCCGCACGCGGAGGGCGGTTTCGGGGGGCATGAACGATGGGATCCCTGTCGCGGGTCTCCATGGACCCGCCCCCGGGGCTAAAGAAACCTTGCGCCTTCTTTGTCCATCGCGGCGAACAAGTCCACCCCCAGCTTGCCCATGAGACCGTAGAGCCGGACCATGGGCAGTCCCAGTACATTCTGGTAGCATCCCCGGTAGGACGCCACGATCAGCGTGCCCGGTCCGTCCACCGTGTAGGCTCCCGCGCGGTCCAGCGGTTCCACGATGTGCACAAAATGTTCGATCTCGTCATCGCTCAAGTCGCGAAAGGTCACATCGGTCGTCTCGGCACCTTCCACGGTCTGGCCGGTCACCGTATCGACAAGGGCCAGCCCCGTGAGAACCTGATGCGTCTTACCCGAAAGCAGCCGCAGCATGCGGCGCGCGTCGTCGAGATCCACCGGTTTGGGCAGCACATGTTCTTCGTAGAAGACCAGCGTGTCGGCAGCGATGATGATGGCGGGTTCCGAGGTCGTTGCCGCCACATCGTCCCGCTTGATGATGGCGTTCTTAATGACAATTTCCGCCGGTGTGTCGCCCGTGTTGGGTTCGTGGGCGTTGCTGGTGACAACGCGAAACTCCACCCCGAGGGCGCCCAGAAGGCTCTGGCGCCGGGGTGATCCAGAGGCGAGGATTAACGGCCTCATGGTGCGGGCAGTTCCTTTTCCTGTACCAGCGCGGGGGGCGTCGTCGCGGGTTGCTCCGCTTTGTCGGGCGTGGCGGGCGCATCGGCGGGCGCATCGGCGGGCTTGCCCGTGTCGATGGCCTCGGGCGGCATCAACTGGCCGCCGTCGGGCACGGAATGGATGGTCACTTCGCCATTCTCGATCACGCGGGTGCCCGCGGGGATGCGGATCTGGGTTTCTGAAGGCTCCAGACCTTTGTTCACCTTGTAATTGCTGAACTCCGTCCACATGCGTGTTTCATCGTCGAAGGTGATGTGGATGCGGTAGGGGAGGAAGTCCTCCGTGCGCAGGTAGATGCTCACCTCCTGGAACGGCGCGTTGTCCATGTTCTCTTTGAAAGGCGTTATCTTGATGCCCTGATTGCCCTGTTCGTTCTCGACGGTAAACAGGTGGACATCGTAGGCCTCGCGCAGTGCACCCGCGTCGTTGTCGAAGCCCAGGAAGAAAATGCTGGCCTCGGGGCTGTCTTCGATATCATAGATCTGGAGCTGCTCTTCCTGAGGATCGAACTCATAGACCCGTCGATCATCAATGAGCATGACGGGATCTTCTTCGGTATAGCGGAAGACGATGCGGCGGGGCTTGCCGAAGACCACGCGACCATTGCGGTTCGTCACCTCTTCAAACTGGGAAGTGTACTCCACAATATCCGCCTGGAGGACCTGAACGTTGGCCCGCTTGGCCGCAAATTCCTTGAAGAAGGCGTCGAAATCCGGCTGGTCCGCGCAAAGCGAGGCCGCCAGGACTAACAGGGCTGCACCCATGGATTACTCCTCCCGGCGGTAGCCGGTTTCTTCGTGGTCGGGCTCGATCACGGTGATGTCCGCATCGTGGCCGTGTGCCGGGGCAGTTTCCTGATCGTATTCACCGCCACCGATCAAATAGGCCGCGCCATCCGCGGGAGCGAATCGCTCGAACTCCAGCTTGGACTCGCCGTCGCCGCGGAGCAGCGCGCCGTGGATATCCAGCACCGCCCGCAAATCGGCCTTCAGTCGCTTGCGCATGGCCCGCAGGTGATTCACTTCATCGCGGAGCGCTTCCGGCACCGCCCCGGCGTTATTCAGCGCCGCCTCGCGGGCCAGACGCGCGTCCTCGCGGATCAGCTCCGCCTCGCGCCGCGCCTGCTCAATGGTGTTCTCGCCCAGTTTCTGGGCGTTGGCGAGCGCTTCCACCAGCGTCTGCTCCATCGCCTCATAGCGCACAATCTGTTCCTTCTGCGCCTCCGTCGTCTTCTTCAGTTCTTCCACCTGGCGCTGGAGTTGGTCAAAGGCGTCCGCCGCCCGCTCCAGCAGGGAGGTCACCTGCGTCTTGTCAAAACCGCGGAAGGTCGTCCGGAAATCGGCGCTGTACAAGTCGCTGGTGTTCAGGGTGAGGGTATCGCCCAGCACCTCGTCCATGATGTTGTTCTTTTCCATAGTGTATCCGTGATTCGCTGAAAATGTTTCGTTCTATTTAGAACCCGCATGACCACCTGAGAAATCACAGGGACGGCAGGGACTACAGGGACAGCAGAATGACTCGGCTCGATTCATCCCAGCGTCCCTGCAACCCCGCGCCAGGTCGCCGATTCCTTCTACGCCCCCAACTCCAGGGAACGCTTCACCGCCGCCGACACCGCCACGCCGACCGTCTTTTCAAGACCTTCGGCCCGGAAAGCGTTCAACGCGGCCTCAGTAGTTCCACCGGGCGACGTTACCTTCTTTCGAAGTTCGCCGGCGGCTTCTCCCGTTTCCTTCAGGAGCTTTCCCGCGCCGTAGAGCGTCTGGCCTGCCAGGCGCTCGGCCATGGCGCGATCCAGGCCCTGGGCCACGGCCGCCTCCACCAGACACTCCACCATGTAGAAGAAATAAGCCGGACCGCTGCCGCTCAGGGCGGTAATGGCGTCGATGGCGGATTCTTCCACCACCTCGGCGATACCCATGGACGCGAAGATTTCGCGCGCGATCTCGATCTGTGCGGCGCCGCACTCCGCGCTGGGGGCCATGCCGGAAGCGCCGGCATGGACCAGATAGGGGGTGTTGGGCATGACGCGGATCACGGGTGTGCCTGTGGCCAGTCGCGACTGGATAAAGGAGATGGAGATTCCGGCCGCGATCGAAATTACCAGCGTGCCCGGTTTAAGCGCGGGTTTCACTTCGTCCAGCACGGCCCCCATAACCTGAGGCTTCACCGCGAGAATGACGACGCCCGAACGGGAGACGAGCTCCGAGAGGGATGGGGCGCGGGTCACGCCGATGCGCTCGGCTTCCGCGCAGCGCGCGGGGGAGGGATCATAGGCCAGCGCGCGGGTCTTGTCCACAGTGCCCAGGCCGATGAGCCCTTCGAGGATGGCCGCGCCCATGTTGCCATAACCCAGAAATCCGAGGGTTTCCGAAATCAACGTACCTTACTCCCTGGCCGCCAGCGTAAGCCCGGCCGCCTCCGCGGATTCGCTCGTGACGGGCAAATCACACACCATGGCCACTTCGTCGCATCCGGGGAAAAGCCGACACCGCATACAGTCCTTGAAGACTTTGTAGGGCAGCTCGAGCTTGTCCACTTCGCGAAAGTTTATTTTGAGAAAGAACTGGGGCACGCGGGTGAGCGCGTAGACCCGGGCTATATTCAGCCCCTGCGCCTCGCCCAGCACCGCCTTTACCAACTGCTCGCCAATGCCGCGCCCGCGGCGGCCTTCCGCCACCACCAGTGAACGCACCTCTGCCAGATCCACCATGTCGATGTGCAGCGCGACACAGCCGCCCAGGCCTTCCTCATCGATATAGACGTAGAAATCCCGAACGTTTTCATACAGCTCCGAAAGTTCGCGGGGCAAGACGCTGCCCTGGGCCACTGCAGCGTCGATCAGGGCCTTGATTGCGACAACTTCGGTTAATTTTGGTTTGCGTACCATGGCGACGGCCGATTCTTAGGGGGCTTCACACTGCGGGCGGATACACCGCTCCAGATTGAGGGCAAAGTGTAGCACAGGGCAGTTGACAGTTGACAGTTGACAGTTGACAGTGGACAGTGGACAGCGAAGATGGGGTCCAGTTGCCCGTTCGGGACTTGACGGATACGACCGATAAGACGAATAAGACCGATATCGTCGATCCAATCTGTCCTATCGGTCGTATCCGTCCGATAGCGCCGCGTCATCAACTGTCAACTGTCCACTGTCAACTGCTAAAATCCCCGCCATGAACCACACATGGCTAAAGCTCAGCGAAATTTCCCCCAATCAGGTGACGCCCATGGTGCGCCAGTTCATGGAGGCCAAGGCCCTCGCGCCGGATTCCCTGCTGTTTTTTCGCATGGGCGACTTCTACGAACTTTTTTTCGAGGACGCCGTAGAGGCGGCGGAATTGCTCGGGCTTTCCCTGACCTCGCGCGATGGCGCCGACAAGGACGCCCGCATTCCCATGTGCGGTGTGCCGGTGCGCGCGGTGGACAACTACATCGCCAAGGTCATCAAGCGCGGGCGCACGGTCAGCATCTGCGATCAGATGGAAGACCCAAAGCTCGCCAAGGGCATCGTGAAGCGGGAAATTGTCCGCACCGTCACCCCCGGTACGGTGATGGAGCCCGAACTGCTCGACGAGCGGACCAATAATTATCTCGGCGCGCTTGCGGTAAATCACACCGTCGGCGGCCTCGCCTTTGTGGACGTGAGCACGGGCGAATTCATCACGGCCCAGGTGGAGGGCGAGGCGGGGACCCTCGCGGTGAACCTCGAACGCATCCTCGTGGACGAGCTGGTGCGCATCGCGCCCTCCGAGGTGCTCGTGGCGTCCGACATGGAAGCTCCGCTCCTCGAAAAACTCCGTTACGCCTTTCCCCAGCTCACCTTCACCACGCGCAAGGCGGACGACTTCGATCGCGCCTGGGGCGAGGAACAGATCATCCACCTTTTCGGGCTGAACAGCCTCAAGGGCGTGGGGCTTCACGATGCGCCCCTGGCCACGAGTTGCGCCGGGGCCGTCCTCGCCTATATCCGCGAGACCCAGCGCGAGCGCGTGCCTCAGATTCAACTGCCCCGGCGCTACAACCCCAGCGGCTTCGTGGTCCTCGATGGCAACACCCAGCGCAACCTCGAGCTCATTGAATCGCAGGTGGAAAAATCCAAGCGCGGCACGCTCCTCGGCGTACTCGACAAGACCCTCACCAGCATGGGCGGGCGCAAGCTCCGCCAGTGGATACTCCATCCGCTGCTCGATGTCGCCGCGATCCAGGAGCGCCTCAACGCCGTGGAGGAATGTTTCGACGACACCCAGCTTCGCATGGCCCTGCGCGACGGACTGAAGGGCGTGGCGGATCTGGAGCGACTGCTTGGGCGGCTTACGGCCCAGTCGGGCAACGGTCGCGACTTAAAGGCCCTCGGCAATTCTCTGAATCGGCTCCCGGCGATTCTGGAGGCCCTCGCCCACGCGGAATCGGATTTGCTGTGCCAGTTGCGCACGCAACTCGACCCGCTGGCCGACGTGGCGTCGTGGATTGACCAAGCCATCGTCGATGACCCGCCCCTCGCCGTCACGGAAGGCAATATTTTTAAAGACGGATACAACGCGGACCTCGACCGGCTCCATCAGCTTGTCCGCGGCGGGCGCGACTGGATCGCCACGCTCCAGGCCGAAGAGCGGGCCCGCACGGGTATCGCCAATCTGAAAGTGGGCTACAATCGGGTCTTCGGCTACTTCCTCGAAGTGAGCAAGGGCAACACGAAGATGGTGCCCGACGACTACGAGCGCAAGCAGACCCTGGTGAACGCCGAGCGCTACGTGACCCAGCGCCTCAAGGAACAGGAAGAGGAAATCCTCAGCGCACAGGAGCGGATGCAGACCCTGGAGCACCAGCTCTTCGTTGCCCTGCGTCAGCGCGTCGCCGCCGAATCGCGTCGCATCCAGCAGACGGCCGACGCCATCGCCACGCTCGATATACTCGTCGCCCTCGCGGAAGTGGCCGTCACCAAGAATTACAACAAACCCCAGATCACCAACGACGGCGAGATCACCATCATCGAAGGGCGCCACCCTGTGGTGGAGGACCTCATGCCGCGCGGCGATTTCGTGCCCAACGACACGATCCTTGATCGCAAGGGCTCAACGCTCCAGATCGTTACGGGCCCAAACATGGCGGGCAAGTCCACCTACCTGCGCCAGGTGGCCCTCATCACCCTTATGGCCCAAATGGGCAGCTTCGTGCCCGCGTCCCGCGCGAGCATCGGCGTGGTGGATCGCATTTTCACCCGCGTCGGCGCGTCGGACAACCTCGTGCGCGGCGAGAGTACCTTCATGGTCGAGATGATCGAGACCGCGAACATCCTCAACTCCGCCACGGCCAACAGCCTCCTCGTCCTCGACGAAATCGGACGCGGCACCAGCACCTTCGACGGCATCAGCATCGCCTGGTCCGTCGCCGAGTTCATCCACGACCGAAGCAAGTCCAAGGCCCTCTTCGCCACGCACTACCACGAGCTCACCGACTTGGGGAACAAGCTGGAGCACGCGAAAAACGTCAACGTCGCCGTGCGCGAACTCGGCGACAAGGTCATCTTCCTTTACCGCATCGTGGACGGCGGCGCGGATCACAGCTACGGCATCCAGGTCGCAAAACTCGCCGGCCTTCCCCCCAGCCTCCTCGCCCGCGCCCGGGAAATCCTCGAAGGCCTCGAATCCGGCAACACCGCCGCCGTCGGTCTGCCGGAGCAGATGTACCTCTTCGGCCCCACGGGCGCCGCCGCCGAACCCAGCAAGGTTGAGAAAGAACTCGAAGGCATCGACCCCGACGCGCTGTCACCCCGTGAGGCCCATGACATGCTGTATCGGCTGAAGCATTTGCTGAATAAACCGAGAGGGTGACACCCGGATTCGGGCCGTCTTGCTTACCTGTGGGCGTGACACCTTACCAACCAGAAGTGCCATACGATTGCCAGGAACGAGCATCGACGATTCGCCGCAGGAGAATTCGTGTGCCGGTCGCTCCATGTGCAGTGGTGAAATCAGTGCCATTTCCTTTCTGACAGTTCGGATATATTGGCAATCCCTGATTTCGCGAAGCCCAATTGAACTCGGAAGCGCACCACCGTGGCTTAGCCTTCCAGGCTGAGACAGAGCGCTCTCCACATATTAGGAGGCCCTTTTTTTGTCTCTCGACTTTCGCCCGCCAACGATACGCAAGGTCCGCCAGCGACTGAAGTGGGCTCTGTGGATGGCTAAACCACGTTGGCGCTCGACGTTGACCTGAAGTTGCTGTGCATGGCCGAATAACTGCCTTACAGAAAGGGTCTGCCGTCCACAGACAATGGCCTTGCTACTCGCTCACGTCAAAGTCCGCCGTCCTCGTTTCTCCATCGACTACCTCCACGACCGTCGTGGCAAAACGAGCACCCTCAAATCGAATTGTGTGCGCGGTCGTAGTCACAAAGCAAAGCAGGGTGTACTGGCCCGGTGCGATGTCTTCGATCCTGTAGCCACCTGCGGCGTCAACTACCGCAGATCCTTCCACTTGACCTGCAAGACCTTCGAATGCGTGGGCCGACGCCTCTGTGAATTCCACCTCCCCGTGAATTGCGCTCACCTGGGCGTGCGCCGTAATCGGAATGCCCTCAACGACACCCTCGATCACACCGCCCCCGGCGAAGTCGATCTCCATCCACGGATTTGTCCCCTCAGTGATCGTTACGGGAATCGACTTCCAATGGCCGATTTCGCCGAAGGTGGGATTAATGTTCATGGTCGCTTCACCCGGAGCCAAGTTATCGATCTTGAACGTACCGCCGGTGAGAATGGCAGCAATATGCACCTCCTCGTCCTCTCCGCGTAGCATCTGAAGCGTAATGCCGCCCCCCGTCGGAAACTGCTCGCCAAGGCGCACAAGACCTTCCAATGCGGCACTTGGCGCTACAAACGCTATGGGCACGGAGATCGTCTTACCCGCTTCGATGGTTACTTTTACCGTGATGCGACGGCGGTACCCGTCCTCCCCCGGAATGCCCGCCACTATCCTGAGTTCGCCCGATGGAAGCGATGGAAAATGCACGCGCCCGCTTGCATCCGTTCGCCCGCTCTGGTAAGTGCTTC is drawn from Candidatus Hydrogenedentota bacterium and contains these coding sequences:
- the mutS gene encoding DNA mismatch repair protein MutS, with the translated sequence MNHTWLKLSEISPNQVTPMVRQFMEAKALAPDSLLFFRMGDFYELFFEDAVEAAELLGLSLTSRDGADKDARIPMCGVPVRAVDNYIAKVIKRGRTVSICDQMEDPKLAKGIVKREIVRTVTPGTVMEPELLDERTNNYLGALAVNHTVGGLAFVDVSTGEFITAQVEGEAGTLAVNLERILVDELVRIAPSEVLVASDMEAPLLEKLRYAFPQLTFTTRKADDFDRAWGEEQIIHLFGLNSLKGVGLHDAPLATSCAGAVLAYIRETQRERVPQIQLPRRYNPSGFVVLDGNTQRNLELIESQVEKSKRGTLLGVLDKTLTSMGGRKLRQWILHPLLDVAAIQERLNAVEECFDDTQLRMALRDGLKGVADLERLLGRLTAQSGNGRDLKALGNSLNRLPAILEALAHAESDLLCQLRTQLDPLADVASWIDQAIVDDPPLAVTEGNIFKDGYNADLDRLHQLVRGGRDWIATLQAEERARTGIANLKVGYNRVFGYFLEVSKGNTKMVPDDYERKQTLVNAERYVTQRLKEQEEEILSAQERMQTLEHQLFVALRQRVAAESRRIQQTADAIATLDILVALAEVAVTKNYNKPQITNDGEITIIEGRHPVVEDLMPRGDFVPNDTILDRKGSTLQIVTGPNMAGKSTYLRQVALITLMAQMGSFVPASRASIGVVDRIFTRVGASDNLVRGESTFMVEMIETANILNSATANSLLVLDEIGRGTSTFDGISIAWSVAEFIHDRSKSKALFATHYHELTDLGNKLEHAKNVNVAVRELGDKVIFLYRIVDGGADHSYGIQVAKLAGLPPSLLARAREILEGLESGNTAAVGLPEQMYLFGPTGAAAEPSKVEKELEGIDPDALSPREAHDMLYRLKHLLNKPRG
- a CDS encoding N-acetyltransferase, producing MVRKPKLTEVVAIKALIDAAVAQGSVLPRELSELYENVRDFYVYIDEEGLGGCVALHIDMVDLAEVRSLVVAEGRRGRGIGEQLVKAVLGEAQGLNIARVYALTRVPQFFLKINFREVDKLELPYKVFKDCMRCRLFPGCDEVAMVCDLPVTSESAEAAGLTLAARE
- a CDS encoding pyrroline-5-carboxylate reductase, whose amino-acid sequence is MISETLGFLGYGNMGAAILEGLIGLGTVDKTRALAYDPSPARCAEAERIGVTRAPSLSELVSRSGVVILAVKPQVMGAVLDEVKPALKPGTLVISIAAGISISFIQSRLATGTPVIRVMPNTPYLVHAGASGMAPSAECGAAQIEIAREIFASMGIAEVVEESAIDAITALSGSGPAYFFYMVECLVEAAVAQGLDRAMAERLAGQTLYGAGKLLKETGEAAGELRKKVTSPGGTTEAALNAFRAEGLEKTVGVAVSAAVKRSLELGA